The following are from one region of the Arachis duranensis cultivar V14167 chromosome 10, aradu.V14167.gnm2.J7QH, whole genome shotgun sequence genome:
- the LOC107468985 gene encoding uncharacterized protein LOC107468985: MAWRELGRKRIYMNTFRTLNTSSFRRVVGSSYGSTYTTQFVYASARCMPDLISHSSIGVDGLFSGTKEGGIRCFHASPAVWARRGDEPFGLKTPKKEKYIRREGRNQPPVEARYVPRNVKAPKSNSDKTVEIFEGMTLDELAKRTGKSVSSLQDILTNVGEKLESEFEPLSMDIVELAAMEVGVNVKRLHSAEGTEIVPRPPVVTVMGHVDHGKTSLLDALRQTSVAAREAGGITQHLGAFVVVMPSGASITFLDTPGHAAFSAMRARGAAVTDIVVLVVAADDGVMPQTLEAMSHAKAAKVPIIVAINKCDKPGANPEKVKLQLASEGLLLEEMGGDVQVIEVSALQKSGLDNLEEALLLQAEMMDLKARIDGPAQAYVVEARLDKGRGPLITTIVKAGTLTCGQHVVVGSEWGRIRAIKDMAGRLTERATPAMPVEIEGLRGLPMSGDDVIVVHSEERARMLSSGRTRKSEENRLRRKLNEDIPSTLESSEEVPQRVEMPVIVKADVQGTVQAVTDALRTLNSSQVLVNVVHVGVGPISQSDVDLAQACDACIVGFNIKSPPIALSQAATRASIKVILHRVIYHLLEDIGNLIIEKAPGTFETQVAGQAEVLNIFEVKGSKTKGPDVKIAGCRVVEGFVARTGTMRLLRSGEVVFEGLCASLKREKQDVDSVKKGNECGLVINDWYDFKIGDVIQCLEQVVRKPKFIKSESGAVRIEC; the protein is encoded by the exons ATGGCATGGAGGGAGCTTGGAAGAAAG AGAATTTATATGAATACTTTTAGAACTTTGAATACATCATCATTTAGGCGTGTTGTAGGATCAAGCTATGGATCTACATATACTACACAGTTTGTTTATGCATCAGCAAGATGCATGCCAG ACCTCATCAGCCACTCATCTATAGGAGTGGATGGTTTGTTCAGTGGGACAAAAGAAGGTGGTATACG GTGCTTCCATGCTAGTCCTGCAGTCTGGGCAAGAAGAGGTGATGAGCCATTTGGGTTAAAGACCCCAAAGAAGGAGAAGTACATAAGAAGGGAAGGTAGAAACCAGCCACCTGTTGAAGCTCGATATGTCCCTCGTAATGTCAAAGCACCAAAATCTAATTCTGATAAAACAGTAGAAATCTTTGAAGGCATGACCCTTGATGAACTGGCAAAGCGCACTGGAAAATCAGTATCTTCTTTGCAGGATATACTCACAAATGTTGGTGAAAAGTTAGAATCAGAGTTTGAGCCTCTCAGCATGGATATTGTAGAGCTTGCTGCAATG GAGGTTGGGGTCAATGTGAAGAGGTTACATTCGGCCGAGGGTACTGAAATCGTACCTCGTCCTCCGGTTGTAACTGTGATGGGCCATGTTGATCATGGTAAAACTTCTCTTCTTGATGCCTTGCGTCAAACATCAGTGGCAGCCAGAGAGGCTGGTGGCATAACTCAGCATCTAGGTGCCTTTGTGGTGGTCATGCCATCTGGAGCATCAATCACGTTTCTTGACACCCCTGGTCATGCTGCATTTAGTGCAATGCGGGCAAGAGGCGCAGCAGTCACGGATATAGTAGTGCTAGTTGTTGCCGCAGATGACGGAGTGATGCCTCAAACACTTGAAGCCATGTCCCATGCAAAAGCAGCTAAAGTACCAATTATAGTTGCAATTAATAAATGTGATAAACCAGGTGCAAATCCTGAGAAAGTGAAACTGCAGCTTGCTTCGGAGGGCTTACTGCTGGAGGAGATGGGTGGTGATGTTCAGGTCATTGAAGTTTCAGCACTTCAAAAATCTGGATTGGATAACCTAGAGGAAGCTTTACTTCTTCAGGCTGAAATGATGGATCTGAAGGCACGAATTGATGGGCCTGCTCAAGCTTATGTGGTAGAAGCAAGGCTTGACAAAGGACGCGGTCCATTGATAACTACCATAGTAAAGGCAGGAACCTTAACTTGTGGTCAGCATGTGGTTGTAGGCTCAGAGTGGGGAAGAATAAGAGCTATTAAAGACATGGCAGGAAGGTTAACTGAACGAGCAACTCCTGCAATGCCTGTTGAGATTGAAGGGCTTCGAGGCTTGCCAATGTCTGGTGATGATGTTATTGTTGTTCATTCTGAGGAGCGAGCCAGAATGCTGAGTTCTGGTAGGACAAGGAAGTCCGAGGAGAATAGACTTAGGAGGAAATTGAATGAGGACATCCCATCTACTTTGGAATCATCTGAGGAGGTTCCACAGAGGGTTGAGATGCCAGTAATAGTAAAAGCAGATGTTCAGGGAACTGTTCAAGCTGTTACTGATGCATTAAGAACTTTAAATAGTTCCCAG GTTCTTGTGAATGTTGTTCATGTTGGTGTTGGCCCTATTTCTCAATCTGATGTGGACTTGGCACAAGCTTGTGATGCGTGCATAGTTGGATTCAATATCAAGAGTCCACCAATTGCTCTTAGTCAGGCAGCAACTCGTGCCAGTATCAAG GTGATTCTGCACCGTGTTATTTACCACCTTCTGGAGGACATAGGAAATTTGATAATAGAGAAGGCGCCGGGTACTTTTGAGACCCAGGTAGCTGGTCAGGCAGAGGTGCTGAACATCTTTGAGGTGAAGGGCAGCAAAACAAAGGGACCTGATGTTAAGATTGCCGGGTGTCGGGTCGTAGAAGGTTTTGTGGCAAGGACGGGAACCATGAGGCTTCTGAGGAGTGGGGAAGTTGTGTTTGAAGGACTTTGTGCATCTCTTAAGCGGGAGAAGCAGGATGTGGACAGTGTGAAGAAGGGTAATGAGTGTGGATTAGTGATCAATGATTGGTATGATTTCAAGATTGGAGATGTTATTCAGTGCTTGGAACAGGTTGTGAGGAAGCCCAAGTTCATAAAGTCAGAGAGTGGTGCTGTTCGAATTGAGTGCTGA
- the LOC107468986 gene encoding uncharacterized protein LOC107468986, with protein MFFFFAGGLERQVRQVLKSGVGRCINCGSRADLVEYEKVLKLFFVPVWRWPGKEPLLYCDNCRFMFPPPRLQESASLSPAAAVSDALRCRFCDRSVEAHFRFCPFCGSEL; from the coding sequence atgttcttcttctttgcggGTGGGTTAGAGCGGCAAGTGCGGCAGGTGCTAAAATCCGGTGTGGGAAGGTGCATAAACTGCGGATCACGTGCCGACCTCGTGGAGTACGAGAAGGTTCTGAAGCTCTTCTTTGTTCCCGTCTGGCGGTGGCCAGGGAAGGAACCTCTCTTGTACTGCGACAATTGCAGGTTCATGTTCCCCCCACCACGGCTGCAGGAGTCGGCATCGCTGTCTCCGGCGGCGGCTGTTTCCGATGCCTTGCGGTGCCGATTCTGTGACCGGTCGGTTGAGGCCCACTTCAGGTTCTGCCCCTTCTGTGGATCCGAACTGTGA
- the LOC107468984 gene encoding uncharacterized protein LOC107468984, whose amino-acid sequence MSSPGHGASSAVQVEEQFLSAGRSSEKLSLSTLQSKMKCDPEGYVLELLRLCDQFNSSLVLFEQQAAMNFASITGIGGDPTVAKDLGDKAMFLAQVTPFYPKHLKDFPQKLASLIRCASRNLPSGLRCRLAQALILLINRKIVDIGETLSLFMELQTLGDRTLKKLAFDNVIHSIKRMNQKHKNEAKNRALQNVLFSMLQEEDEVRAKRALVTLCELHRRKDWFDERTANAICSACFHPAPRIMKAALSFLLDYEKIENDSDSDNSDSEDETKESTQVILSKETIYKAHHQGTAASKKKKKAKLERAMRSIKRKQRLSTERNNNSYYSPLNHLKDAQGFAEKLLSRLHKCNETFQVKLMLIKLIARTVGLHRLILLDFYRFLQKYIQPRQQDITNLLAAVVQACHDMVPPNEVEPLFYQIVNEFIHDRSRPEAMTVGLNAVREICMRMPLLMNEDLLRDLALHKKSHEKGVSIAARSLIGLFREVNPLLLVKKDRGRPMDAKARPKSYGEVSAATDVPGAEFLSIVHNDDDQEGSDSDDSVGSGFDNDQENDLMTTNDDDEISSDTKTGESDEDDDLEDMENDLEDSEQDDEEDGEVSEQEDDDVHTSCDDESVGANSRKKDSAKKRKIADFDDQLLAADTSLRALKKLAGTTMGHAPLPESTDGILSNEDFKRIKELKEKHEARNTFAQHGLARSATIKVPDSDRLSLKRVDGATLEVHVKKRQSKEEKLALVKAGREDRGTYHSKTAVKQKKTGGLSNRQKEHKKKMPMAAKRSKIAKSRVEKKKMNQRAGKQFRGRKAWK is encoded by the exons ATGTCTTCTCCCGGCCACGGCGCCTCCTCCGCCGTGCAGGTGGAGGAGCAATTCCTATCCGCTGGTCGGAGCTCCGAGAAGCTGAGCCTTTCAACACTCCAATCGAAGATGAAGTGTGACCCGGAAGGCTACGTATTGGAGCTCCTTCGACTCTGCGACCAGTTCAATTCCTCCCTCGTGCTCTTCGAGCAACAAGCCGCCATGAACTTCGCCTCCATCACCGGCATCGGTGGCGACCCCACCGTTGCCAAAGACCTCGGCGATAAGGCAATGTTCCTCGCACAGGTCACCCCTTTCTACCCCAAACACCTCAAAGATTTCCCCCAAAAACTCGCCAGTTTGATCCGTTGCGCCTCCCGCAATCTCCCGTCGGGGCTCCGCTGCCGCCTCGCCCAAGCTCTAATTCTCCTCATTAATCGGAAg ATTGTTGATATTGGCGAAACTCTGTCGTTGTTCATGGAGCTTCAAACCTTAGGTGACAGGACGTTGAAGAAGCTGGCATTTGATAACGTCATTCACAGTATTAAGCGCATGAACCAGAAGCATAAGAACGAAGCGAAAAACCGGGCTCTGCAAAATGTCTTGTTTTCAATGCTGCAG gaagaggatgaagtGCGAGCTAAGAGAGCGCTCGTGACACTGTGTGAACTTCACAGAAGAAAAGACTGGTTTGACGAGAGAACAGCTAATGCAATTTGCAGTGCTTGTTTCCATCCAGCACCAAG GATCATGAAAGCGGCTTTATCGTTTCTACTAGATTATGAGAAGATTGAAAATGATTCAGACAGTGACAATTCAGACAGTGAAGATGAAACCAAGGAGTCTACTCAAGTCATCCTTAGTAAGGAGACAATTTATAAG GCACACCACCAAGGAACAGCAgctagcaaaaagaaaaagaaagccaaACTAGAACGTGCCATGCGCAGCATCAAAAGGAAGCAACGTTTGTCAACTGAGAGGAACAATAACAGTTATTATTCACCACTTAACCATCTGAAAGATGCACAG GGTTTCGCTGAGAAGCTGTTGTCACGTTTACACAAATGTAATGAAACATTTCAG GTTAAGCTGATGTTGATAAAATTGATTGCTCGAACTGTTGGGCTTCACCGGTTAATTTTGTTAGACTTCTATCGATTTCTTCAGAAATATATTCAG CCACGTCAACAAGATATTACAAATTTGCTTGCTGCAGTGGTTCAGGCTTGCCATGACATG GTTCCTCCTAATGAAGTTGAGCCCTTGTTCTATCAAATAGTAAATGAGTTTATACATGATCGCTCTCGTCCTGAG GCTATGACTGTTGGACTAAATGCAGTCCGGGAAATATGTATGCGGATGCCATTG TTAATGAATGAAGACTTATTACGAGACCTTGCTCTGCATAAGAAATCACATGAGAAGGGAGTTTCAATAGCAGCTCGATCTCTGATTGGCTTATTCAGGGAG GTTAACCCTTTATTGTTAGTTAAGAAGGATCGTGGCCGGCCTATGGACGCCAAGGCAAGACCAAAATCATATGGAGAAGTTAGTGCTGCAACTGATGTTCCCGGTGCTGAATTCTTGTCTATTGTACACAATGATGATGATCAGGAGGGTAGTGATTCCGATGATTCTGTAGGCAGTGGCTTTGACAATGACCAGGAAAATGATCTGATGACTaccaatgatgatgatgagataAGTTCTGATACCAAGACTGGTGAGAGTGATGAGGATGATGATCTTGAAGATATGGAGAATGACCTTGAAGACAGTGAACAGGATGACGAAGAGGATGGTGAGGTTTCCGAACAGGAAGATGATGATGTGCATACTTCTTGTGATGATGAAAGTGTAGGTGCAAATAGTAGAAAGAAAGACtcagcaaagaaaagaaagattgcTGATTTTGATGATCAGCTTTTAGCTGCTGATACAAGTCTCCGGGCTTTGAAGAAATTGGCAGGCACAACAATGGGGCATGCACCCCTTCCAGAATCTACAGATGGTATTCTATCCAATGAGGACTTCAAGAGGATCAAGGAACTAAag GAAAAACATGAAGCAAGAAACACATTTGCTCAGCATGGGCTAGCACGTTCGGCAACAATTAAGGTTCCAGATTCTGATAGACTAAGTTTGAAGCGAGTAGATGGCGCGACGCTTGAA GTTCATGTAAAGAAAAGGCAAAGCAAGGAAGAAAAGTTGGCATTGGTTAAAGCAGGAAGAGAGGATAGAGGAACATACCATTCTAAAACAGCTGTAAAGCAGAAAAAG ACGGGTGGACTAAGCAACCgtcagaaggaacacaagaagaAAATGCCAATGGCTGCAAAGAGAAGCAAGATCGCAAAATCTCGcgtagagaagaagaaaatgaatcaGCGAGCAGGGAAACAGTTCCGAGGAAGGAAAGCATGGAAATGA
- the LOC107469008 gene encoding D-cysteine desulfhydrase 2, mitochondrial isoform X3: protein MRKCYDMKLQQFPAKNVAVTMLNAIQNSNTLQVTCGGCQSAHTAAIAVLCAERGIASHLLLRGEQPEILTGYNLMSTLYGNVTYVPRNIYADRENMLKDYAKSVAGNSGSVISFGDITQNSSTTELSTANLMEFDVSRSDRNLQRKFLIVNEGAGDSVALLGMIRLVQYLSQSHLLGKERALKFVIDAGTGTTAVGLGLAALCLGLPWEVHAVMLADKIDGYKQQEERLISEFQNHFNVQFSDHNINEDGGIVYWVERGRPRRFGNVLEGEVEACQQIAQQTGILVDPVYTLAAWETAMLLSSKEDDRESEVVMLHTGGTLGMFGLAQRYRNYFGMLQKGPNCS from the exons ATGCGAAAGTGCTATGACATGAAGCTCCAACAATTTCCCGCTAAGAATGTAGCAGTCACCATGTTAAACGCGATTCAAAATTCTAACACTCTTCAG GTTACATGTGGTGGTTGTCAAAGTGCTCATACAGCTGCTATTG CGGTTCTGTGTGCTGAGAGAGGAATTGCATCACACCTGCTTCTACGAGGAGAGCAGCCTGAAATCTTAACTGGCTATAACTTGATGTCTACATTATATGGAAATGTCACATATGTTCCGAGAAATATTTATGCCGACAGAGAAAACATGCTTAAGGACTATGCTAAGTCGGTGGCTGGTAACAGTGGTTCTGTCATTTCGTTTGGCGATATCACTCAAAATTCTTCAACAACAGAATTGTCTACTGCAAATTTGATGGAATTTGATGTAAGTAGAAGTGACAGAAACCTTCAACGGAAATTTTTAATTGTCAATGAAGGTGCAGGTGATTCTGTAGCTCTACTAG GTATGATTCGGTTAGTGCAATACTTATCACAGAGTCATTTACTTGGAAAAGAAAGGGCCTTGAAATTTGTTATAGatgctggaactggcacaacaGCTGTTGGTTTAGGACTTGCAGCCCTATGCTTAGG GCTTCCATGGGAGGTACATGCAGTCATGCTGGCTGACAAAATTGATGGATACAAACAACAGGAGGAACGTTTGATTTCTGAATTCCAGAACCATTTTAATGTTCAGTTTAGTGACCACAACATAAATGAAGATGGTGGGATTGTGTATTGGGTGGAACGTGGTCGTCCAAGAAG ATTTGGTAATGTTTTGGAAGGTGAGGTGGAAGCATGCCAACAAATTGCTCAGCAGACTGGGATTTTGGTGGATCCTGTTTACACATTGGCCGCTTGGGAAACAGCAATGCTCCTTTCTAGCAAAGAAGATGATAGAGAATCAGAAGTGGTGATGCTTCATACCGGTGGCACGTTGGGCATGTTTGGGTTGGCGCAAAGGTACAGGAATTACTTTGGCATGCTCCAGAAAGGACCCAACTGTTCTTAA
- the LOC107469008 gene encoding D-cysteine desulfhydrase 2, mitochondrial isoform X1, producing MRKCYDMKLQQFPAKNVAVTMLNAIQNSNTLQVLSKPRFRNEEFMEKILNRRWTLPSPETKIHQVIIPRHGSDGCNFLLNTVPDFGHGARDMKNKGKCFYVVRDDLLHPLINGNKARKLDGLIPLIEDYSVTDVVTCGGCQSAHTAAIAVLCAERGIASHLLLRGEQPEILTGYNLMSTLYGNVTYVPRNIYADRENMLKDYAKSVAGNSGSVISFGDITQNSSTTELSTANLMEFDVSRSDRNLQRKFLIVNEGAGDSVALLGMIRLVQYLSQSHLLGKERALKFVIDAGTGTTAVGLGLAALCLGLPWEVHAVMLADKIDGYKQQEERLISEFQNHFNVQFSDHNINEDGGIVYWVERGRPRRFGNVLEGEVEACQQIAQQTGILVDPVYTLAAWETAMLLSSKEDDRESEVVMLHTGGTLGMFGLAQRYRNYFGMLQKGPNCS from the exons ATGCGAAAGTGCTATGACATGAAGCTCCAACAATTTCCCGCTAAGAATGTAGCAGTCACCATGTTAAACGCGATTCAAAATTCTAACACTCTTCAG GTGCTTTCAAAACCTAGATTTAGAAATGAGGAATTTATGGAAAAGATACTCAACAGAAGATGGACACTGCCAAGCCCTGAAACAAAGATTCACCAAGTTATAATACCTAGACATGGATCAGATGGTTGTAATTTCCTATTGAACACCGTTCCTGATTTCGGTCATGGCGCTAGGGATATGAAAAATAAAGGGAAATGCTTCTATGTGGTGCGTGACGATTTGTTGCACCCACTAATTAATGGCAACAAAGCAAGAAAGTTGGATGGGTTGATTCCCCTTATTGAAGACTATTCTGTGACTGATGTG GTTACATGTGGTGGTTGTCAAAGTGCTCATACAGCTGCTATTG CGGTTCTGTGTGCTGAGAGAGGAATTGCATCACACCTGCTTCTACGAGGAGAGCAGCCTGAAATCTTAACTGGCTATAACTTGATGTCTACATTATATGGAAATGTCACATATGTTCCGAGAAATATTTATGCCGACAGAGAAAACATGCTTAAGGACTATGCTAAGTCGGTGGCTGGTAACAGTGGTTCTGTCATTTCGTTTGGCGATATCACTCAAAATTCTTCAACAACAGAATTGTCTACTGCAAATTTGATGGAATTTGATGTAAGTAGAAGTGACAGAAACCTTCAACGGAAATTTTTAATTGTCAATGAAGGTGCAGGTGATTCTGTAGCTCTACTAG GTATGATTCGGTTAGTGCAATACTTATCACAGAGTCATTTACTTGGAAAAGAAAGGGCCTTGAAATTTGTTATAGatgctggaactggcacaacaGCTGTTGGTTTAGGACTTGCAGCCCTATGCTTAGG GCTTCCATGGGAGGTACATGCAGTCATGCTGGCTGACAAAATTGATGGATACAAACAACAGGAGGAACGTTTGATTTCTGAATTCCAGAACCATTTTAATGTTCAGTTTAGTGACCACAACATAAATGAAGATGGTGGGATTGTGTATTGGGTGGAACGTGGTCGTCCAAGAAG ATTTGGTAATGTTTTGGAAGGTGAGGTGGAAGCATGCCAACAAATTGCTCAGCAGACTGGGATTTTGGTGGATCCTGTTTACACATTGGCCGCTTGGGAAACAGCAATGCTCCTTTCTAGCAAAGAAGATGATAGAGAATCAGAAGTGGTGATGCTTCATACCGGTGGCACGTTGGGCATGTTTGGGTTGGCGCAAAGGTACAGGAATTACTTTGGCATGCTCCAGAAAGGACCCAACTGTTCTTAA
- the LOC107469008 gene encoding D-cysteine desulfhydrase 2, mitochondrial isoform X2, which produces MEKILNRRWTLPSPETKIHQVIIPRHGSDGCNFLLNTVPDFGHGARDMKNKGKCFYVVRDDLLHPLINGNKARKLDGLIPLIEDYSVTDVVTCGGCQSAHTAAIAVLCAERGIASHLLLRGEQPEILTGYNLMSTLYGNVTYVPRNIYADRENMLKDYAKSVAGNSGSVISFGDITQNSSTTELSTANLMEFDVSRSDRNLQRKFLIVNEGAGDSVALLGMIRLVQYLSQSHLLGKERALKFVIDAGTGTTAVGLGLAALCLGLPWEVHAVMLADKIDGYKQQEERLISEFQNHFNVQFSDHNINEDGGIVYWVERGRPRRFGNVLEGEVEACQQIAQQTGILVDPVYTLAAWETAMLLSSKEDDRESEVVMLHTGGTLGMFGLAQRYRNYFGMLQKGPNCS; this is translated from the exons ATGGAAAAGATACTCAACAGAAGATGGACACTGCCAAGCCCTGAAACAAAGATTCACCAAGTTATAATACCTAGACATGGATCAGATGGTTGTAATTTCCTATTGAACACCGTTCCTGATTTCGGTCATGGCGCTAGGGATATGAAAAATAAAGGGAAATGCTTCTATGTGGTGCGTGACGATTTGTTGCACCCACTAATTAATGGCAACAAAGCAAGAAAGTTGGATGGGTTGATTCCCCTTATTGAAGACTATTCTGTGACTGATGTG GTTACATGTGGTGGTTGTCAAAGTGCTCATACAGCTGCTATTG CGGTTCTGTGTGCTGAGAGAGGAATTGCATCACACCTGCTTCTACGAGGAGAGCAGCCTGAAATCTTAACTGGCTATAACTTGATGTCTACATTATATGGAAATGTCACATATGTTCCGAGAAATATTTATGCCGACAGAGAAAACATGCTTAAGGACTATGCTAAGTCGGTGGCTGGTAACAGTGGTTCTGTCATTTCGTTTGGCGATATCACTCAAAATTCTTCAACAACAGAATTGTCTACTGCAAATTTGATGGAATTTGATGTAAGTAGAAGTGACAGAAACCTTCAACGGAAATTTTTAATTGTCAATGAAGGTGCAGGTGATTCTGTAGCTCTACTAG GTATGATTCGGTTAGTGCAATACTTATCACAGAGTCATTTACTTGGAAAAGAAAGGGCCTTGAAATTTGTTATAGatgctggaactggcacaacaGCTGTTGGTTTAGGACTTGCAGCCCTATGCTTAGG GCTTCCATGGGAGGTACATGCAGTCATGCTGGCTGACAAAATTGATGGATACAAACAACAGGAGGAACGTTTGATTTCTGAATTCCAGAACCATTTTAATGTTCAGTTTAGTGACCACAACATAAATGAAGATGGTGGGATTGTGTATTGGGTGGAACGTGGTCGTCCAAGAAG ATTTGGTAATGTTTTGGAAGGTGAGGTGGAAGCATGCCAACAAATTGCTCAGCAGACTGGGATTTTGGTGGATCCTGTTTACACATTGGCCGCTTGGGAAACAGCAATGCTCCTTTCTAGCAAAGAAGATGATAGAGAATCAGAAGTGGTGATGCTTCATACCGGTGGCACGTTGGGCATGTTTGGGTTGGCGCAAAGGTACAGGAATTACTTTGGCATGCTCCAGAAAGGACCCAACTGTTCTTAA